In the Gemmatimonadota bacterium genome, one interval contains:
- a CDS encoding TlpA family protein disulfide reductase, which produces MHSLPRRPPAAPAAPTAPTAPVTAMLPLLLLGALAAGGACRGGPATGEVGAPAPDYGAMTLAGDSVSLVDYRGDVVLLNVWATWCHPCRKEVPVLQALHERHAADGLRVVGVSVDAVGADDLVREFMRELGMTYGVLRDPGERVAGVFRFPGVPGTVLLDRAGTVRWRHLGPVSGSDPGLQEALREAL; this is translated from the coding sequence ATGCACAGCCTGCCGCGGCGGCCGCCGGCCGCGCCCGCCGCGCCCACCGCGCCCACCGCGCCCGTCACAGCCATGCTGCCGCTCCTGCTTCTCGGCGCCCTGGCCGCGGGTGGCGCCTGCCGCGGCGGACCCGCAACAGGCGAGGTGGGCGCGCCCGCACCCGACTACGGCGCCATGACCCTGGCCGGTGACTCGGTGAGCCTCGTGGATTACCGCGGGGACGTCGTGCTGCTCAACGTGTGGGCCACCTGGTGCCACCCCTGCCGCAAGGAGGTGCCGGTGCTGCAGGCACTGCACGAGCGTCACGCGGCGGACGGGCTACGGGTAGTGGGCGTCAGCGTGGACGCCGTGGGCGCGGACGACCTGGTGCGCGAGTTCATGCGGGAGTTAGGCATGACGTACGGGGTCCTGCGCGACCCCGGCGAGCGCGTGGCAGGCGTCTTCCGCTTCCCGGGCGTGCCGGGCACCGTGCTCCTCGATCGCGCCGGCACGGTGCGCTGGCGCCATCTCGGGCCGGTATCCGGCAGCGACCCCGGGCTGCAGGAGGCCCTGCGCGAAGCCCTCTAA